GGCGGGGGCATCTGCGCTCGAGGCGTTGGTGGTGGTTTCACCAGGGCCAGCGCTGGTTGCGGTGATGGGATCTTATTTGCCAACAACGAGAAGGCGACGATGCAGAACCTCAACGACCGCTTGGCCTCCTACCTGGACAAGGtgcggctgctggagggggaCAACGCCGACCTGGAGTGCAAGATCAGGGAGTGGTACGCCAAGGTCGGGCCCAGCTGCGAGCCGAGGGACTACAGCTGTTTCCACAAGGAAATCGAAGACCTTCAAAACCAGGTAAACCATTGCTTTCCAAGAAAATGCTCATATTTctttgggctttgctttctCATGTGGATAGATTAACGTCAAAcggcagaggcagcagctgtgtcTCTGGAGGTGCCCAGGAAGCAATAATTTCTATGAAATGGGCGGTTTGAGGAAGGAGGACACTGCGTTTACAGAGCTGAAGTTTCAGCACAGCTGGCTCCACCAAGCTGGCACGCAGGTTTCCCCACTGTAATGCCACCTAACTGATTAATAATCCCAACATTTGGAATCATCACAAAATAAGTGGGTTGCACTACCCCAAGCGGATGTTTCCTCCAGGGCCTTCTGGAGCCAGAGGAAGCCACCAGCCCAAATCTCCctcctacattttcttttccagatccTCTGTGCAGCCATGGAGACGAACAAAATCCTTCTGAGTATCGATAACAACAGGATGACTGCTGACGACTTCAGAGTGAAGTGAGTACAGTCGCGTGCTGGACCGAGGGGTTCACGCTGCCTGTGGATGCTGACGGGGAAATCCCAACACTCTGCTTGTCGTGCTGCTGCCTTAAAATGCAAATCTCTGTGAAAGGCACAGATATCAGCGACCGTGTTCATAGCATTGCATGCCTGAAGCTAAAGAAGAACGTGGTCctagattttttccccccacaaacTCAACTCAAGGGCTTGCCATGGTTTACTGACATGCTGACTTTTCTTTATTGCCTGTGGCTTCAGGTACGAGACTGAATGTGGTCTCCGGCAAAACGTGGATGCAGATATTTGCAATTTACGCCCTGTCCTGGATCAGCTGGCCAGCTGCAAGACCGACCTGCAGCTCCAGTGTGAGGCTCTAACTGAAGAGATGTGTTGTCTCAAGACGAACCACGAGGAGGTTAGAACGCCCCTTACCCCtagagaaatgagaagaaagaaggaaagtcCCCTGGAGTGTGAATATAACTGATACGGTGCACGTATTCTCTGCAGGAGATGAGCTGTCTGAGGAAACAGGCGACCGGAGACGTGAGCGTGGAAGTCAATGCCTGTCCTGGCCCAGACCTGCGGAAGATCCTGGAGGACCTGAGGTGCCAGTATGAAACGCTGATGGAGCGCAACCGCAAAGAGACCGAGCAGTGGTACGCCTGCAAGGTACTACCGGCGCAGAGCtgtgccctgctctgcccattggggaaaaaatgagagGTTAGCAATGCTTAGTGGTGGTATCTTAATACCGGCAAATCTGTTGTGTATGTGCTCAGCACCTCGTTGTGCTGCCCACGGTCAGGGCTCTTCTGTTCATGGCAGAGGGGCCACTGTGCAGTCTCACAGGGTCAGAGCGGAATGAAGGGGAGGGCTTCAGGTTTGGAAATAGCCGGGTGTGCTGCAGGGTGTGCACGAGCAGCGGTGAAGCCAACGAGATGCTGTGGTGAGGAAAGGGCTGCTCTTTTCTAACTTTGCAGGCGGAGGAGGTGAATCTGGAGGTCGTCACAAGCAGCCAGGAGATCGAGTCAAGCAACAAACAGGTCACCGAGCTGAGACGTCAGCTGCAGGCCTTGGAAATCAACGTGCAAGCCCAGCTCACCATGGTAGGTGATGCCAGGAGGATGCGGATCTCAGACTCCCCAGCTCTCTTTAAAAAGCCGCATGACCAGAGTCGCACCTGCAACCAGATGGGCCAGGCCTGCAGCACACCCAGGTACCTTTGTCTTGTTTCCattctcagaaagaaaacctgGAATCCTCGCTGGCGGAAACCGAATGTCGCTACAACAAATACCTGGCTGAGCTCCAGAGCCAGATCTCGTGCGTGGAGCAGCGGCTGGCTGAGATCCGAGCAGAGATGGAGTGTCAGAACCAGGAGTACAAGACCCTCCTGGACGTCAAATGCCGCTTGGAGCAAGAGATTCAGACCTACCACTGCCTGCTGGAGGGCGGACAGCAGGACATCATGTACGAGCCAGGCACAGTAAAATCTCCTTGCTTTGACTTACAGGGATATGAAAATTCAGGATACACATGGTAAAATTAACACTGTGGTGAGGAACCAGTTACCAGACAGGGCTTATTAGCAAGTCACGAGGTATTTGAGGATTTGGCTCTGATAAATGTATGAGCCAGAAGCCGTTCCCCGGTCTCAGGGCAGTGAACGCAGCCGGGAGAGGCCCCCAGAGCCCTCCCAGCGCCGGGTGCAGCATCGCAGCTCCCCAAAGGGTTTTCACTGCGAGCCGGGCAAGGTCTTTTATGAACACTGTCATTTACCTGAGCTTTATAGGCTTTGCCGCAGCTAGACAGGATTAGGGACTGGCAGTTGAATTAACTGAAACAATAAATTATCTAAACAATTTCAGTTTCACACaacaattttaattaaagttcGGGGAAATTTAATTTGTATGCAAAGCAGTTGGCTCTTCGCTGCCTCCCATTGCCTGAGATTTTGAAACAGCGAGGCATGCTGTTAATCTCATAAATGGCTGCACACACATAACCGGCCTGCGCACCCACCTGCTCCATGAGTTTGGAAAAAGACATGTTTTAATGGTGGCGCCCTGAGGTGGGCTCTCCAGCCCTAAACTCGTTGCATGAAAAATCAGTTCTCGTTCCAAAACGCCAGTTGCAATGGATGAAATGacgctgtcaggatttgtctcAGAGCCTCGGGTAACCCCGAGCACGTCaagatggaaaagcagcagctgtcaacaggcaggagggagggtgTGCTAATTGTTGCTCTTAATGACCCTCGCGGTTTGAAGGGGAAATGGCCGGGGGTGACTGAAGGGGCGCAGCTAAAGCCGGCGCTCCAGGCCAGGGGCAGATCTCCGGGGTGTGAACATCGGGGGCTTTGGTCGCCAGTGCAATTTCCTTTCCGCAGAGGGACGGTGGGCAGAGGAGCCCCCGCGCCGGCTGCTGGAAGAAGCGGGGGGCTCAAAGCCAGCCTGtgcccaccctgcctgccctgaGCTCCCGACCTGCCAGGTGAGGTGTCCTCTCAAAGTGTGACCACGACTCGCTCCTTCAGTCCTGCTGCATtcctggggaagaggaggataaCAGACCTCCAGGCTTCTCTGGGTGGTCAGGAGGTGCCGGAGATGGGTGGTTTTTCCTGGAAAGAGGCAGAGCGGGGAGTCAGACCCGcaccaaaacgattctgtgattccaggaTTCTCTGCAGGATCACGGTTGTGCCTGGTGTGGGTAGAGCATGGGGATTAATCGGACCATGGTAGAAAGCAGCGGGGAGGGATGCAGCTATGGGGTATTTATAAACCTAAgcatagaaaatgtattttatattggGGGTTAGTAGtaaatgtgtttaaattaaAGACCTTCAGCATGACACGAAAATGAGGAACTGGTGCGGGGATCAAAGCCAATCCAGTATATAAAATTCAGCAAGTATGTAAAATTCAGCAAGTATATAAAATTAAGCAGTATATAAAATTAAGCAGGCTAGGgagaacagggaaaagaaaggtcAGTACAAGAGCGAGGGGCTGTGAGATGAAGCCGATGGGGTACATGGAGGAAGCCCCTGACAAAGGGCCGCTCCTGCTCTCCTCGGCAGGTCGCCGCGATGAGAGCTTCCCCGCCAGCCCACGGCACAGCCCCCCAGGAGATCCTCGAAGAACAAACCGTTCGGAAAAAGCCAGGCAAAAATAACCCGACAGTTCTCAGTTCTGCTTACGGCACCGGCAGGAAGGGACTTTGGGGACCGGCCGCCTTCCCGCCCCATGCTGCTGAATTCACCCCCTGACGCTGCTCTGGGTCGGTCTCTGCTCTCACTCAGGCTAACCTGTTTTGTCATCAGTTGTCTAACAATTACCAAAGCTTGTCTCTAATAAAGCTTTGCTACTACTGACAAAGCCTTGAGCctgagaaataatttctacaAGTAAATaattacacaaatattttaaaaattgtcacACACATAGTTATATTTATCATACATCTTTGGTTAGAAATCCACCTTTCATCTATTCCCACAAAGAAATCAtcacaagggaaaaagaaaaataagccatGATCCCATCTGCTGTGTTTATCCTGCTGAATTCCCTGCCTgcaggatggggatgggacggagggaggagggaagggaccGGCGATGCTGCCGAGAGGGACGTTTGTGACCAGAGGAGGAGGCGTAAGGTGAGACATGAAggtgatgaggaaaaaaacatccaGAGAGGATGGACAGAGTGTCAAGGCAGCCGGACTGATAATCTTGTAGTGGAAGAGACTTCTGAGCCGAAATGGAGTTTTCATTAGAGTAGGCGTGTgctaatataataaaatataatatattgtAATACACAACACCTTTGAGTTATTACAAATGGGCAGTACCAGGATAAAATCAAGAACAACAAGTTTTCCCAAATAATACTGAAGTAGtaattttgaaagcaaagctCTGCTGGGTTTGACACACCCCTGTGGTAGAGGAAAACAGTTCCCAaagaaaatgctaaataaaGAACCTCGAAATGGATTTTCAAAAAAGGTGAACAGGAAGAACCAGCTGGCAACATGTGGGAAGATAAAAGGGTGAGACAAATGATTATGTGGGAGAGAATTCTTTTAAAAGTCAGATACCATaaacagccaggaaaaaaaaaaaaaaaaaaaaaaagctggtatTTTATTACCACAGAGAAAGGAATGACAAGCACATTCAGGAGCACAACTGCATTTTGCTGCTTGTGCAAGCAAAGACTCAAGACCCAGCCCGTCCCTtctggctggcagcagcatcTAATGAATGTGTGAACGGTGCTCAAGGTCTGCGCTCCTCGCCGTGTAGCTCATTAGTCCTTTTCTGTAACGAGACATCAGATGGGGTTTGATGGCAAACCTTATGCAGAGGCTTCTAACAAGAGTACCTCAGGGCATGCGATGAGTCCGAATTAATGTCCATTTCTAAAGCAAGGAGCAGCTCAGAGGTGTCTGGAATGACAACATGGGACAAGCCAGAGCTTCACCACACTGAGCTGTTCTTGTggcaaaaatcacagcaaagaTGGACTTTTGTTTCTCACCCTGAGCCCTTGCCCTGCAGAaaactttgtctgctcatggGTCACCTTTCGTGTGCTAAAACCCCGCTTTGGAGGACGCGCTGtccccagtctgtcccagtaaCAGACACTGGTTAGCCCAGTGGGGGTAATTGCTCTAACGAGCTCCTGGACAAGGTTTGTGTTAAATACTTTCTCTCCTAAGTTCTGTATCTCCTACACCACTAATTATACCCTGCATTTCAGTATTATTTCACCTGCCTCAGCGTTAACACAGCACCTCTAAGGTCAGCGCACGAAATGCAACGCAGAAATGAAAAGATGCCTTCCCTGCCCAATGAGTTTATAACCTGGACAGTGACGGGAAGTGATGATTGTGGAAACAGCACAGGGAGAgatggggaagagaagataaatgaaatgcagaggaCGCAGTGCACGGGACAAGAGGACATGGGACACTGACTGCACGCAAACTTGGATCCCATTCCACATCCACAGCCACTCACACCAGCGCAAGGGCACTGCAGCTTGTAAAAGCCTGTTCTTCGCTCTTTTAATGTGCAAATCTTGTAAAGCAAGAATGAAAGGGTAATCTCAAAGACAGACGGAGACTTAGGCTGAAGGTGTAAGATTGGGGGAGGAATCGAAGGGTAAAGGGACCAAGGGTGGTGCCCCAAAGAGAAGCGGGGGGGTTCTGTTGCACTCAGACGGGTTCAGCAGATGAACTGTGATTGCTTGAGCAGATACAGGCTCTGTCTTGCACAGAGAGCAGACACACGTCAACTCCAGCACCATCAGAAAAATTCCCTGCGGAGCAAACATACCAGAGGTTTAAGACgccagaaacagaaagaaaacaactgttttTCTGAATCGCCAATGCTGGAAATCAGCTGTGAGCGAAGGACTGCGCTGCACAAGGAGCTTTCCCTGATTACAGGCACTATGATTTTTAATAGCGAGCCATATGCTGGTGTGATGTATAAACCATAATTTCTCTATCAAAGTCTATTTTATAAAGTACACAGACAAGTACAGTCTCACCCACACCCACAGTAACTATctgtggggtttgtgtttgtgtttacCGGCTTGTCTAACATTTACGAGGAATTATGCAGATTAGTAAACTACCACTATAATCAAGCAGGAGATTTCTCAGCTCAGTACACCGAAGAATATAATTTAAACTGCCCGTATGAGCCACATATTGAAAGTGTATTGAAACGACGAGACTTTTGAGCACAAGtatgaaataaagacaaaaagaagcTGCTGTGGGGAGGCTCTGGCTGCACCGGGGCTGCCTGTCTGTCCTGTCCCTCCATACAGCATCTGAGCGCGGGAAGCGCCTGAACTCTCCAGTTCTGCCTGGCAGGTTCTGATTTGACGCCTGCGGCTCTGCCGGCAGGGACCGTAGGATAAAGTCTGGTTTTTCCTCCCATCCTAAAGCCTGgtttttcctctcatcctaaAGCCAggtttttcctcctgtcctgcCCTGCACACAGCTGCCCACGCAGGACTGAAACTGCTGCAGTTTCCTTCGCCCATCAGTGTTCCCATCTGTCCCAGTACAAATTCTCTTGCACTCTTCCTCGCCGTGATAATCAGCAGCGCTCCCAGAGATGCAAATGCCGCTGAGCGTGGCTGCGCTCTCACCGTCTGGCAGGCGCTGGGAGGAAATTAAAGCCCTTCACGAAGGGAGTCAGGGAGGACTGTGAGCTTCAGTAGGAAGAAATCTGGTTCTGTCCACCTCCGTGTTCTGCTGAATGTGGAGATGTGAACAGTCagcaagaaagacactgaaacGGAGCAATCACCTTGGTGTCTGAGGTGTATTTAAGACCTAGGATCATGCTGTTACCAAGCTCTTTGTGATAATTATTTCACTTGCCTTACAGGAGTTTTGCTAAACATAGTGGTATAAACCAATGAGTCATtagccagaaaaaaagtaatggtCTGCATTTGAAAGATGGGAGCTTGAGGTCTGGAGCTGGCTCTGTATCACATCAAAGGAGTGTTTAATAAGTGATGCCTAATGGCTACTATGCAAATTATTAGTGGTAATTACAAGTGACAAGATAAAATCATATTCCAGTGCGGTTGCACAAACATCACTGAAGCAATGCTTATGAAAGCAAAGTTCTGTCAAATTAGACACACCCTTCTTGTAGTTGACACAAGAAAACATTATCAGCTTAGATAAGTAAAGCGAGCAGAGCCTGGAAGAGACAGGCTGACATTTTGCAAAAAGGACGTGCAGCGGGACAGACCCAGTTCCCACGGGACCAAACTCCACTGCCCACAACATCACCTGAAAACATAACGTCTCCCGGCCCCGTCCTGAGCTGCCCGTCACTGTGGGTCAATATTTACACGTTACCCCTTCGTCCACTTTCAGatctctcttctttcccatAATGCCCACAAGACTTAAAGAGTGTTTGCACTGACACTGtgcccaggttggccagagaggtggtggctgaaccatccctggagacatcccaggccaggctggacggggtctgagcaacctgagctggtgcagatgtccctgctcgtggcaggggggcactgggggagctgggaagggcccttcaacccaactGTTCTATGATTTCCTCCTGTCTTACATTTGAGGTTGGAAATCCTTTGGGATGAGGGCTCAGCATGGAGCCTGGAGCCCTGAGACAACCCCCCGTGCAACCACGGAGTGCAGCAAacagctgcagccaccagcacagCGCAGGAAAAACCCAACTGCTTCGAAAATACAGGCTGGTTCGGCCGGGAACGGCTTTTGGATGCATTTGCTGGATCAGTCCCGTGCCCCAGTAGAACTCACAGGAGCTCATTAAAGCTccaaaaaatgtaattatatcCCAAATACAAGTACTCTGGAAGAGTTCTATGATCATTTCTAAACTTCCCTGGTAAAATGTGATTCCACAGCCTGTGGAACTTTTAGCCAGGACATACACATAAGGTTATTCAATGCTGCAAACAAGCTTGTTTTGTGGAGCAAGAgctgctccttcttcctcttaGGTAACTGCCAAAAGAAGCAGGTGCAGGTGCTCCTTGCCCACCCGCACAGAAGTGTCCAATATCTGCAATGTCTGCCCCTAGACCTAAAGGGCAAGAGAGGCCCCGTCAGCCCAGAGCACCGCTCTGTGCAGTGCTATTAGgcaactttttttctgaaaacctaCACAGCAGAATCAAAGCTCCAAGCAATCCAGAcattatattaatttctgttgCCTCTTACAGCCGCACCCTGTCTTCAGTTATACTCCTCAAAATGAAGGATGAAAGGCAGAGTTACTCCCTACCCTCCTTTTTGCTCCTGATTTTCACTCCTGTGAGTCTGGGTTGTGCAGGGAGCACGGGGATGTGTTTCTAGGAGGAGGATGGACTTGTATTTCAGGCACCACTGTCTCAGCCAGGAATCTGAGCTCTGAGAGACTCCAGCAAGTTATTCCACTGCACCAAAGgaataatgaatattttagGATGCTGCCAGGCGTCTTTTTATCACTTCTGATCtaagtaaagaaataaattatctcACTGGAGAGCTGAGAGTCCTGGGTTATGCTGGTGGGAACACGAGCACATCTCCATGTGCCTGGGGACCCTCTGTGACCACGGTGGCAGAAGCCACCAGGAAAGGAGAGGTGACCAGGTGAGTGTAGGTTTTCTGTGCCTCCTGCCCAGAGGTGCCGGTTGCTCCCAGGGCTCCCTGTCAAGTGTCACACTCACCGCCAAGGAGGATTTATCACAACTGCTCCTGTAAATACGGACATAGTTGAGTGCAAGGTCACCTGTGAGTAAGAGCTGCTTGGAAATTCCACCCTGTAGGGAACAGAAGCCTCAGTCTCCTGGAGAGCAGAATATCCTCCCATGACAGCCGTCTGCTGGAGATGAGTATTGGCGCTGCCGGAGCCCGTTCTCCAAAGGTTCCTCTGGCGATTGCTCGCCCAGTTTTGGCGATCACGCTCCCATGGCCAGCCAGGCTGTGCTAATACCCAATACTACTCTGACCAACTCAGttaagaaatgcagaaagcttttctccttcttaTTTTGTGCTCAACACAAACTCAATAATGGCAAAGACCTGCGGGGTCACATCTCTCTCCACCCAGGGAACTGGATATATCACCCACGGATGCTCCCTTTCCTGCCATCTTTCTTTATCTACAATCATCACAAACTGAGGCAACATGGACAGCAATTAAAGTCattgaaaaataacttcagagaGGTACTTCATACTCCTCAGAGACTCCTAACGTGTCACAGGCCTGATCTCTGCAGACTGTGAGCAAGTTGACTTCTTGCGTTTGCATGACCAGAGGAATATAATCCACAAATAGGGAATTAAACCCACAGGGGAATTACCTCGGTGGTTTAAGAAATCTCACAGCAAACCCTTGTGCCAGGTGACAGACATCTACACAACAGCATCCCTGCTCTTTGCACTACTACAGTCACCATTATTCACACTTTCCAGAAGTGAGAATTTATAttaatttcccatttttcttccaCGTACTCTACCATAGCATGtgatataaaaatgtttattggactaagaataaaataaatataagttAATAAAAGATAAAAGGCACTTTGATGTTATAAATACCAATGTTTCTTCTTTGTACATAATCTAGGGcaactttttttcttgacttGTTGCAAAGTTTGCATCATACAAAAAGCTGATGACTcataaaacacattattttactttttggaaCAAGCTGCTGACATGTAAAGTATCTTCCTTGTGAACTGGGATTTCTAGAGGGAAACTGCCCATGGGCTATTTATTCTTGGCATAAACAGCGAGACTAGCCAGCCCCGTGGGAAGAAGAAACAGCCGGTAGGTGACACCCCCTTTGGAAGATATAAATAGAGATCTGCGCAGCCACCAGCCTGCAGTCGGATTCAGTATCAAGCTGTGCATCTTGCTTTGGGCTTTGGGTTGGATCTGCAGCTGGCCTCAAAATGAGTTGTAGTATTAAGCAGACAACGGGCTCTCTCAGGGGCAGGACCAGCGGCGGCAGCTGCGTGATCGGTggcggtggtggtggtggcggAGCGCGGATCTCCTCGGTCTCCTCTGGAAGATACACGACTTGCGGGATAGGTGGTAGCCGAGGGTTTTCTGGTAGAAGCTACTGCGGTGGTGTGAATTACGGAGGAGGGCTGAGCACCGGCAGCGTGGTTGGGGGAAACTATGGAGGTGGCTTAGGAGCTGCCGTCCTCGGAGGATGCTCAGGCATGGGGTTCAGCGGTGGCAGCGCTCGCTTTGGCGGTGGCATGGGAGGTGGCCTTGGGATCGGGCTTGGTGGAGGGGTAGGTGGAGGTGGTTTTGCTGGTGATGGCATTCTTCTTTCTGGTGACGAAAAGGTCACCATGCAGAACCTTAACGACCGCCTGGCTTCTTACCTGGACAAGGTGAGATGCCTGGAACAAGAAAACGCTGACCTGGAGTGCAGAATCAGGGAGTGGTACGCCAAGCAGGGCCCCTTTTGTGAGCCCCGGGACTACAGCTGCTATTATAAAGAAATAGAAGATCTGCAAAATCAGGTAACgttgtttctcagctgctttctccCTTGTAAGCTTCTCCCACAGTGTTGGTTCACAACTTGATGTAGTTACCAAGAGTAACGTTTCATTGctggaaaatgctttttcataAACAGCCACTAAGCCCTGGAGCTCAGAGGTAAAAACCTCAAGTGTCTGGACTGTTTCCATTGTTTTTATCCATCAGATACatctgaaggagaaaatgttCTCTTCATGGAATACATCTGGGTTGGCTCAGTAGTCTTTCTGAATTAGGTTTGTGCCAGGATGTTTAATAGATATATGCCAAGAAAGCAacttaaagagaaataaataatggaTTTGCCTGAATTTTACTATTCTGTCATCAGTCTTGCAGGATTCCAGTtaaacattatttcctttttttacaaCTTTACTCTTTCATACAGAATGGGAAAACATCTGACATCTAATTAAATTACGATCAAAGAGAGCACTGCCATAACACATTTGGAgtatgtaatttaaaattaaaaccatttgTTTGTAAAGTGTGTTTGGCAAAAATTCTAGGATACCaatgaacagagaaaaataaagtgaaaagaaTCCAGGAAGCAGACAGAATGAGACAGACTTATAATTAAGTCAtgaaacaaagcttttaaatCTCTTATCCATGAAAGTAAGATTCAGATTTAAAAGACTAGGTGGATTGTGGCCACTGCCGGACTTGAGGACTGAAGGAgtgaatattctttttttccagattgtCTGCGCAACCATAGACAACAACAAGATCATTTTGAACATCGATAACAGCAGGATGACAGCCGATGACTTCCGAGTGAAGTGAGTGTCCCTTGGCTGTCCCCTTTGTCACCGAGAGCTGCTGAGAAGGAGCTCTCAGTGCTGGAGGCTACGCAGAAAAACTCTTTCATCCCCCGCCTCTAGAGCTGCCTTAATTAGTGGCAGCTCCAAGACGGAAAGTTTGGGCCAAGAAGGTATTTGTGGGTGGAGATGGGAGTTCTTCAGAAAGCACAAGGGACCCACAGGAGGGACCATTCTGGCTCGTGGTGTCTTTCAAAGGGGAAACTTTTGGTTATCCTTGCCGGGTGAGCGGCACCTCCACCCCGTGTGAAAGCTCCAGAGAAGGAACGCTGAGAGCAGATTTAACGGACCGAGCCTTACACTGCTTTGCTCAGCGTTCTGTGAGGCTAGTGAGGAAAATACCGCATGACAGACGGACGGTCgaatgaaaaaaagagcaaacgGTCGTGTCAGATGCTGGTGACTCTTTCTTGCATTCTTTCTCACTGCCAGGTATGAGACGGAGCTGGCCCTTCGCCAGAGCGTGGAGGCCGACATCAACGGCTTACGCCAAGTCCTGGACCAGCTGACGCTCTGCAGGTCGGACCTGGAGG
This DNA window, taken from Caloenas nicobarica isolate bCalNic1 chromosome 24, bCalNic1.hap1, whole genome shotgun sequence, encodes the following:
- the LOC135998239 gene encoding keratin, type I cytoskeletal 19-like — its product is MSCSIKQTTGSLRGRTSGGSCVIGGGGGGGGARISSVSSGRYTTCGIGGSRGFSGRSYCGGVNYGGGLSTGSVVGGNYGGGLGAAVLGGCSGMGFSGGSARFGGGMGGGLGIGLGGGVGGGGFAGDGILLSGDEKVTMQNLNDRLASYLDKVRCLEQENADLECRIREWYAKQGPFCEPRDYSCYYKEIEDLQNQIVCATIDNNKIILNIDNSRMTADDFRVKYETELALRQSVEADINGLRQVLDQLTLCRSDLEAQLESLREELCCLKKNHEEEMNCLRKQSTGDVSVEVNACPGPDLRKILEEMRCQYETLIERNRKEVEDWYECKIEEVNREVITSGQEVETCNNQVTDLRRQLQALEIDLQAQLSQRDNLESSLAETECRYNNHLAELQSQITCVEQQLADLRAEMECQNQEYKILLDVKCRLEQEIHTYRCLLEGGQQDLIQQGGIGQSSGLGGGVARTSGIGGGGIIRTSHTYTSSAQIPTCAAAEIQVPCRRICD
- the LOC135998247 gene encoding keratin, type I cytoskeletal 19-like, which produces MSCAVRQVVTACSQGRSSAGSSAAGSARKVSSASSGRHATYDFGGAVVNFSGGSLSEGLLGKQLSAGSAAGGSFGAAQRACSTLGFGGGGICARGVGGGFTRASAGCGDGILFANNEKATMQNLNDRLASYLDKVRLLEGDNADLECKIREWYAKVGPSCEPRDYSCFHKEIEDLQNQILCAAMETNKILLSIDNNRMTADDFRVKYETECGLRQNVDADICNLRPVLDQLASCKTDLQLQCEALTEEMCCLKTNHEEEMSCLRKQATGDVSVEVNACPGPDLRKILEDLRCQYETLMERNRKETEQWYACKAEEVNLEVVTSSQEIESSNKQVTELRRQLQALEINVQAQLTMKENLESSLAETECRYNKYLAELQSQISCVEQRLAEIRAEMECQNQEYKTLLDVKCRLEQEIQTYHCLLEGGQQDIIGTVGRGAPAPAAGRSGGLKASLCPPCLP